Below is a window of Thermodesulfitimonas autotrophica DNA.
GTCATCCCGCAAAAAGCGCCTAATCTCGCCGATTACCGCGCTGACCGCGTAAGTGGAGAACTTTACCCCGTAGCGAAAGTCAAACCTGTCGATAGCCTTTAAAAGGCCGATACAGCCCACCTGAAAAAGATCCTCGTATTCATAGCCACGCCCGCCGAAACGCTGCACGATGCTGGCCACGAGCCTGAGGTTCCCCCTGACCAGTGCTTCACGTGCCGCCGCATTTCCTTCCTGCGCCTGCCGCAACAGCCGGTGCGTTTCCTCGTCCGTCAGCAGTTCCTTCCCCGCGTTATCTGCCATCAAGCGACCGCCTGCCGCACCAAGTTAATGCCGGGTAGCCAGTTGCTTGCGCATGATGACCCGGGTGCCCTGGCCGGGAACCGAGTCCACCTTTACCTCGTCCATAAACGTTTTCATAAAGGTGAAGCCCAAGCCCAGCCGCTCCGGGTCGCTCGTCTGCTCGGGCTCCATGGCCCGGGCGACATCCTCCATTCCTTTTCCGGCGTCCTCCACGCAAACCTCGATGGCGTCGCCGTAGAGGATGCCTTCCACGATAACAATGCCGTCGGGCGAATTGCCGTAGCCGTGGATGATGGCGTTGGTCACCGCTTCGGAAACCGCACCCTTGATCTCGTCCAGTTCCTCAAGGGTGGGGTCCAGCTGCGCCGCGAAAGCAGCAACCGCCACCCGCGCCAGCCCCACGTTTTCCGGACGGCTCGGGAATTCGAGGCGAAAACGGTTAAGCACCCGCCCCACCTCCCGCAAGCGCCCGCACTGCCTGGGCGCGGGAATTAAATTCCGGCGCAATCCGGAGCAGACCGGATAGCTCCACAACCCGGCGAACGGCAGGTTTTAGCCCGGTAACCGCAAACTTCCCGCCGGTGCCGGTCACCCGCTTGTAGCGGCCGAGAATGACGCCCAGGCCCGTGCTGTCGATAAAGCTGACGCCGGCGAAGTCGACGACCAGGTGGCGGGCGGCGAAGCCTTCTATCGCTCTATCGAGCCTTTCCCGCAACTCCGGAGCCACGCGAAGGTCTATCTCTCCCTTAAGCGCGGCGACCAGAACCTCCCCCGTTTTTTCTATCTCTACCAAGACTGCAACCTCCCGTAGCGTTTAGGTAAAAAAGATTCGTTACCGGAGGCGGCTTTTCCTGCTAATTCCTGGTAAAAAATAAGAGGCCCCACCGTGGGGCCCCACCAAATCTGAATCACCGGGCGGGCGCTACATTCCGTAAACCTGCCGGCAGGCCTTATACAGCAGCCCAAAGAACCCGGCACGTCCCACGTCCCGTGCGGCCACAAGTTCCACACGGAGCACCTCTTTCCCCTCTTTTAGGACCTGCCAGGCGCCCACCGCCTGCCCTTTGTAGACGGGCGCCTCAAGACGCGGCGGCAGCAATAGCCGGCGGGTGATCCCCTTGTCCTGGCCGCGGGGTACGACAAGGGTGATCTCGCTTCCCGTTAGGACATCGACGCTGTCCACCACCCCCCGCTCAACAGGGAGGGTGGCAACCCGTAGCTGCGCCGGCGCCAGGCGTACGGCCTGGTAGCGGGTAAACCCCCAGTTATAAAGCCTTATCG
It encodes the following:
- the spoIIAB gene encoding anti-sigma F factor, translating into MLNRFRLEFPSRPENVGLARVAVAAFAAQLDPTLEELDEIKGAVSEAVTNAIIHGYGNSPDGIVIVEGILYGDAIEVCVEDAGKGMEDVARAMEPEQTSDPERLGLGFTFMKTFMDEVKVDSVPGQGTRVIMRKQLATRH
- a CDS encoding STAS domain-containing protein: MVEIEKTGEVLVAALKGEIDLRVAPELRERLDRAIEGFAARHLVVDFAGVSFIDSTGLGVILGRYKRVTGTGGKFAVTGLKPAVRRVVELSGLLRIAPEFNSRAQAVRALAGGGAGA